The following is a genomic window from Dermatophilaceae bacterium Soc4.6.
CGGAGCGAGCCCCACCACCTCGGCGGCCCCGAGCACGTCCCCCTCGTCGCCCTCGTCGCCCACGTCGCCCACGTCGCCCACGACGCCCACGACGCCCACGTCGACCGGCACCTGCGCCGCTCGGGTGCAGCAGCGGCTCACCGTCGCGCAGCGGGTCGGCCAGCTGCTCATGGTCGGCATCCAGCCGTCAGCGGCGCCGTCGGGGCTCGACACGGTGATCACCCGTGAGCACCTCGGTGGCGTGATCTACCTCGGTGGCTGGATCGGGGCGCAGACGGTCGACGCCACCTCGGCGCACCTGCAGGACGCGACGGGGCCGCAGGGCACCGGAGACGTGCGACTGCTCGTGGCCGCCGACCAGGAGGGCGGGCAGGTGCAGCAGCTCAAGGGAACGGGCTTCTCGACCCTGGCCTCGGCCCTGTCCACGGGCACCCGGTCGACGGGCGAGATCACGGCCGTGGGCGCCCTGGCCGGGCGCGAGATGCTGGCGGCCGGGGTCAACGTCGACCTCGCCCCCGTCTCCGACACGGTGCCCGCGTCGCTCGGCCGCGGCAACGGGCCGATCGGGCGCTACGACCGGCAGTTCGGCTCGGACCCCGCCGTCGTCGCTCGCGCGGTCGCCGCCTTCACGAGCGGGCTGCGCTCCAGCGGGGTCGTCGCCACGGTCAAGCACTTCCCCGGCATCGGCCGGATCGTCGCCAACACCGACACCTCGAGCACCGGCATCACCGACGAGACGACGACCGTGACCGACGCCTACCTCCAGCCGTTCGTCAGCGGCATGCGAGCGGGCGCGGGGATGGTCATGGTCTCGAGCGCACGCTATCCCCGCATCGACGCGCAGTCGCAGGCCGTCTTCTCGCGTCCGATCATCACCGACCTGCTGCGCGGACGGCTCGGCTGGAAGGGCGTCGTGATCACCGACGACGTCGGCGCCGCCCGCGCGGTGTCAGCGGTGCCGGTCGGCGAGCGGGCCACGCGCTTCGTCGACGCCGGCGGCGACATCGTGCTCACCGCCTCCGGCGCGACCGCCCCCGTGATGGCGTCGGCCCTCACGACCCGGTATGCCGCCGACCGCGCCTTCGCCGCCAAGGTGGAGGCCGCAGTGGGCCGGGTGCTCGCGCTCAAGCAGGGCCTGGGGCTGCTCCCCTGCGGCTGAGCGACGTCTCACCCCGACCAGGTGGGGTGAACGGTCGCCGCCCGGAGCGACGTCCTACCCCGCTGCCGACTGCCGAGGCGCCGCACCCGCTACGCCTGCACCTGCACCTGCTATGCCTGCACCTGCTGCACCGGCATCGAGCTGTCGGTCGGGAGCCCGAGCAGGGACGGTGCCCGCCCGCGGGCGACCATCTGGGCGCCGAGCGCCGCCACCATCGCCCCGTTGTCGGTGCACAGTCCCGGTCGGGGCACCCGGAGGCGGACGCCGGCCGCGTCGCAGCGTTCCTGGGCCAGCGCACGGAGCCGGGAGTTGGCCGCGACCCCCCCGCCGATGATCAGGTCGTCGACGCCCTGCTCGGCACAGGCCCGCAGCGCCTTGCGGGTGAGCACGTCGACCACCGCCTCCTGGAACGACGCGGCGACGTCCGCGACCGGCACCGGCTGGCCCGACTCCTCGCGCGCGCGCACCCAGCGCGACACCGCGGTCTTCAGTCCCGAGAACGAGAAGTCGAACTCGTGCCGCACCAGGTCCTTGCCCGCGGTGAGCCCCCGCGGGAAGGTGATCGCCACCCGGTCACCCGCGCGCGCGGCGCGGTCGATGTGAGGTCCCCCCGGGAAGGGCAGACCGAGCACGCGAGCCACCTTGTCGAAGGCCTCGCCCGCCGCGTCGTCGATGGTCGCCCCGAGGGGGCGCACGTCGGCGGTCACGTCGGGCACGAGCAGCAGGCTCGAGTGGCCGCCGGACACGAGCAGGGCCATCGTCGGCTCGGCGAGCGGGCCGTGCTCGACGACGTCGACGGCGACGTGCGCGGCGAGGTGGTTGACGCCGTAGAGCGGCTTGCCCAGCGCGACGGCCAGCGCCTTCGCGGCAGCGACCCCCACCAGGAGCGCGCCCGCCAGCCCGGGCCCGGCGGTCACGGCGATCGCGTCGACGTCGGCGAGGCGCACCCCCGCGTCGCGGCAGGCCCGCTCGATCGTGGGCACCATCGCCTCGAGGTGCGCCCGGCTCGCGACCTCGGGGACCACGCCGCCGAAGCGTGCGTGCTCCTCCACGCTGCTGGCGATGGCGTCGACGAGCAGGGTCTGCCCGCGCACGATCCCCACGCCGGTCTCGTCGCACGAGGTCTCGATGCCGAGCACGAGCGGCCCGTCGGGCGATGGGCTGGTCACGGCGTCCTCCGGTCGAGCAGGGCCCGCATGACGACGGCGTCCACGTCACCGGGCTGGTAGTAGCGATGCCGTATGGAGAGCCGGTCGAAGCCGTGCCGCTCGTAGAGCCGCAGCGCCGGCTCGTTGTCGGCCCGCACCTCGAGCATCACGGCCTGCGCCCCCGACTTCGCCGCCCGGTCGAGCAGGGTCGTGACGAGCAGGTCGCCGAGCCCGGTCCCCCGAGCCGGCGGGGCGACGGCGACGGTCATCACGTCGGCGACGTCACCGCCGAGGTCCAGCCCGGCATAGCCCACGACCGCGCCCTCGGCGGCGGTCGCGACGACGTAGACGCGACGTGGGCGACCGGCGAGCTCGGCCCACCACGTCGCCGGTGGCCAGGCGTCGGCGGCGAAGAGCTCGGCGTCGAGGACGGTCAGCACGGGGATGTCGGTCCAGGACATCGGCCGCAGGCTCACGGCGGGCCGAGCGGTCACCATCGTCATGCCGACCCCGAGGGCCCCGGCGGCACGGCGGACACCAGCGGCACCGACGGCACCGACGGCACCGACGGCACCGACGGCACCGCGTCCGGGCGTCGCAGGTAGAGCGGCTCCTGCTCGTCGACGGCGTCGGCCGCGGCCAGCCGGGCGACGACCAGCTCAGCGAGGGCGGCCCCCGACACGTCGAGGAGCGCGGCGATGCCGCGGCCGAGGACATCGGGGTACAGCTGCGGTCCGCGACCCACGGTGGGCAGCCTCGCGACCTCGGGGGGCAGGTCGCTCGGGCGGCTCACAGCGGGGTCCGTGAGGCGGGAGAACCCACCCGCGCTCGACGGTGCGAACCCGTACGTCGCCCAGTAGACCTCCTTGCGCCGGGCATCGGTGGCGACCAGCAGCTCACCGTCCCGGACCTCACCCCCGGCCACGGCGGCGTGAGCGAGGGCGTCGAGGCTGCTGAGGCCGTGCACCCGTGCGCCGACGGCGAGGGCGAAGGTGCGGGCCGTGACGACCCCCACCCTCAGGCCGGTGAAGGGGCCCGGACCGAGACCGACCGCGACGTCGGTGACGTCGGTCGATGCCGCGCCGACCTCCGCGAGGGCCCGCGCGATCCCCGGGGCCAGGTGCTCGGCGTGGCCGCGGGCGTCGAGGGTCGTGACCTCGGCGAGCACCGCCGACCCGTCGTGCAGGGCCACGGTGATCGCCGTGGTCGACGTGTCGAGGGCGAGCAGGAGCACGGGAGGAAGGCTATCGCGCGCGCTGGGGCCGGCGTTCCACCCGCGCCTGCTCGATGCGCCGCCGCTTGCCGACATCGGTGACCACCTGGAGCGTGGGCAGTCGGTGAGTGGCGGTCGGTGGGGCCGGCGCCCGCACGGCCCGCTCCCCGAGGGCCACCAGCTGCTGGCTGAGCACCTCGGGGTGCTCGAGCATGATGATGTGCCCGGCCTGGCGCAGGACGACGTGCTGCGTCCCCGGCACGGCTGCGACGATGGCCTGGCTGTGCGACGGCGGGGTCAGGATGTCGTTCTCGCCGTTGAAGACCAGCACCTGCGCCCCGTCGTATGCGCCGAGCGCCGCGACCTTGTCGTAGTCGTCGAAGACGGGGGCGAAGGACGACATCACCCGCAGGTCGACGCCCAGCAGCATCCGGCCCGCCAGACGCACGATGCGGTGCGGCACGGGCGACGCGAAGCAGTAGCGCTCGACCACGAGGTCGGCGAGGTCGCGGTTGGCCCGCCGCAGGGTCTGGAGCAGCTGGGGCCGGTCGGCGAGCAGGGCCACCGCGCCCGGCGCGAGGCGCTCCATCAGGCTGCGTGCGACCCTGGCGGTCAGGTCTGCGCTCGCCAGGGCCCCGCCTGCCGAGGTGGCGACGAAGGCGGCAGCGACGACGCGCTCGCGCACCAGGCCGGGGTGGCTCTCGGCGAGGGCCAGCATGGTCATGCCACCCATCGAGTGCCCGCCGAGCAGCAGGGGTCCGTCGGGGACGACGTTGGCGATCACCCGCGCGAGGTCGTCGCCGACCTGCTCGAGGGTGCAGGACGCCGCGTCACCCTTCTCGGAGCGCCCGTGGCCACGCTGGTCCCACACGACGACGCGGTAGCCGGCCCGCGTGAGCGCCCGTCGCTGGAAGACCCAGCACTCGCTCGTGAGGCAGTAGCCGTGGGTGAGGACGACCGTGGGGCGAGGCTGGCTCACGCCGTTCACCTGCACGTGGGTGCTCGCGCCGTCCACCGGGTCGTCGATCTCGACGTGCAGTGGCACCCCGTCGCCGGTGACGACGGCCACCTCGCGGGTCGGCACCGCCACGAGGTCGGCTCCGGTCTCGAGCGCCTCGCCCCGGCGGCGGTTGACCCGCTCGGCGACCACGCCCACCGCGGTCGAGGACACCGCGAGACCCACCCCCACCCCGAGCCCGACGAGCCCGCGCGGGCTCCACGGGGCCATCACGAGCCTCGGGCGGGCGGCAGGACGACGGGGGCTTGGAGGGCGACCAGGGCCTGGAGGGCGACGAGGGCTTCGAGGGCAGCGCGGGCCGGCGGGCTCCCCCACCGGGGTCCGACCGCCATGAGGGTCGCCGTCCGCGGTGTCTCGTCGGTCTCGTCGGTCTCGTCGGTCTCGTCGGTCTCGTCGGTCTCGTCGGTCTCGTCGCTCGGTTCGGGCGGATCGGTCGGGTCCGCGGTGGTGCGCAGCACGAGCTCGAGGTAGTCGGGCGACAGCAGCGACGCGAGGCCGTGGCCCCACTCGACGACCGTCACCGACTCCTCGACGGACGCGTCCAGGTCGAGGTCGTCGAGCTCGAGCGCGCCGCCGAGTCGGTAGGCGTCGACGTGCACGAGCGCCGGCCCGTCGACCAGCGACGGGTGCACCCGCGCGATGACGAAGGTCGGAGAGGTCACCGGGCCGCGCACTCCGAGCGCCTCGCCGAGGCCCTGGGTGAGCGTGGTCTTCCCCGCGCCGAGGTCACCGGTGAGCACCAGGAGGTCACCCGCACCCAGGGCGCCGCCGAGGGCTCGGCCCAGCTCGCGGGTGGCCTCGGCACTGGGCAGGTCGAGAGAGAGAACGACCGTGTTCCCTTGCGGCTCAACCACTTTCGGCCTGCTGCGCCCGGGCCGTCTTCCGATCCGACGACCCACCGACCCGCCGGCTCCGGCGGTCACCACGGGCCTTGTCGATGCGGCGCCGCTTGTCGACGTTGGTCACGACCTGACGTGTGCGCGGCCTGTCGGTGGTGAGCAGACCGGCTGCCGCGGCCCGGACGGCCCTCTCCCCCAGCGTCACCAGCTGCTGGCTGAGCACGTCGGGGTGCTCAAGCATGATGACGTGACCGGCGTTGCGCAGCACCAGGTGCTCCGCGCCGGGGATCGCCTCGACGATCGCCTCGCTGTGGCTCGGCGGCGTCAGCACGTCGTTCTCGCCGTTGAAGACGAGCACCTCCGCGCCGCGGTAGGCGGCGAGCGAGGCCACTTTGTCGTAGGCGCTGAACGCGGGCGTGAAGGACGACATGACCCGCAGGTCGGTGCCGAGCAGCATCGTGGCCGCCAGCCGCACGATGCTGCGGGGCACCGGCGACGCGAAGGAGTAGCGCTCGACGAGGAACTCCGACAGGTCGCGGTTGGCCCGCAGCAGGCCGTGCAGCAGCTGGGGCCGGTCGGCGAACAGGCCGGCCGTGCTCGGGCCGAGCCGCTCGAGCAGCACGCGACCCACCGAGGTCGCGAGGTCGCCGCCGGCCAGGGGCATCCCGCCCGGCGAGGTCGAGACGAAGGCTGCGGCCACCACGCGGTCGCGCACCAGGTCGGGCTGGTGCTGGGCGAGACCCAGCAAGGTCATCCCGCCCATCGAGTGCCCGGCCAGCAGCAGCGGGCCCTCGGGCACCGCCTGCGCGAGCACGTGCAGCAGGTCGTCGCCGAGCTGGTCGATCGTGTAGGACGCCGGATCGCCCTTCTCGCTGCGCCCGTGGCCGCGCTGGTCCCAGACGACCACGCGGTAGCCTGCCCGGGTCAGCGCCCGGCGCTGGAAGACCCAGCACGCACTGGTCAGGCAGTAGCCGTGGCTGAGGACCACGGTGGGAAGCGGGTGGGCGACACCGTCGACCTCACGGGTCGTCGCGCTCCCCGGGGCGGGGTCGTCGACCTCGACGTGGAGTGGCACTCCGTCCGACGCGAGCACCGCGAGCTCGGACGACGGCTCGGCGACCAGGCTCTCACCCGTCTCGAGGGCACGCCCTCGACGACGGTGGATCTGCTCGGCGACGACGCCGACGGCGGTGGCCGAGACGGCCAGGCCGGCCCCGACCCCCCAGCCGACGAGACCTCGGGTGCTCGGGCTCATGGCGCTGCTCCTGATGTGCTCGTGGCTCGCACTACTGACGCGACAAGGGGGTTCGTCACCAGGCGGGGCACTCGCGGCCCGACCCGAGTGACGATCTCATAGCTGATGGTGCCCGTGGCGTCGGCCCACTCCTGAGCCGTCGGCCCGGTGGGGTCGGCGCCGAAGAGCACGACCTCGTCACCGGCCCGGGCGTCGCTGTCGGGGCCGAGGTCGACGACGACCTGGTCCATGCAGACCCGCCCGGCGATCGTGTGGCGTCGGCCTGCGACCGACAGCGGGCCGACGTTGCTCGCGGCCCGCGGCAGCCCGTCGGCGTAGCCCATCGGCACGATGCCCAGCACCGTCTCGGTGGCCGTCGTGTAGAGGTGGGAGTAGCTGACGCCCTGCCCGGCCGGCACGCGCTTGACCAGGGCGAGCCGGGCGGTCAGCGTCATCGCGGGCACCAGCCCGAGGTCGGTCGACGACGCGACGGTGGGCGCGGGGGTGAGCCCGTAGCAGGCGATCCCGGGGCGCACGAGGTCGTAGTGCAGGCTCGGGTCGAGCACGACGGCGGCCGAGTTGGCGATGTGCCGCACCTCGAGGCGGCACCCGGCACCCTCGGCCCGCCGCACGGCGTCGTCGAAGACCTCCTGCTGGAGGCGGGTGACCGGCGAGCCGGGCTCGTCGGCGCACGCGAGGTGCGACCACACCCCGACGACGGTGACTGCGCCTTCCGCCTCGAGCGCGCGGGCGCGGTGCACGAGGTCGGTGAAGGCGTCGCCGTAGGCGCCGCCCCGGGCCAGCCCGGTGTCGACCTTGAGGTGCACGCGGGCGGCCAGGCCGGTGCCGCGGGCCGCGGCCGCGATCTCGTCGAGGTCCCACCGAGCGGAGGCACTGAGGTCGATGTCGCGGGACAGCGCGGCGCCGAAGTCGGTGCCCGGCACGTGCAGCCAGGTGAAGACCCGTCCGCCCGCACCCGCGTCGCGCAGCGCGACGGCCTCGGACTGCTGCGCCACGCCGAGCCAGGTCGCGCCGCCGGCCAGGGCCGACGTCGCTGCGGTGAGCAGCCCGTGCCCGTAGCCGTCGGCCTTCACCACCGCCATCACGTCGGCGCTCCCGCTGCGCGCCCGCAGGGCCGCGACGTTGTCCCGCAGGGCGGCGGCGTCGACGACGGCGGTCACCGGCGCGGTGGGAAGAGCACTCACAGCCCGATTTTGTCAGGTGACCCGGTGACCTCGTGCGCCGCCTCGCCCGATCGAGCCGCACGGGCCGACGGAAGCGTCCGTTCGGCGGCATCCGACCGGGCCCGAGGGCTCAGACCCCGGGCAGGAGGTGCACGGCATCCGGCACCGCGAGACTCACCGCCGCCCCCGCCGGTGGTGCCCCCACGGAGGCACCGCGCACCGTGACGACCTCACCGCCCTCCAACCTCACCAGCAGCACGTGGTCGTGACCGTGGAAGGTCGACGACACCACCACGGCGCGGCCGACCGGGTCGGCCTGCACGACCACACCCTCGGGCCGCACCACCGCGGTCCCGTATGCCGCGTCGTCGGCTCCCGCGGCCAGCAACAGCGACCCCAGGGTGCACTCGAGCCGGCCGCCGACGACGCGGCCGGTCACGAGGTTGGCTGCGCCGAGGGTGGTCGCGACCCGGGCACTGACCGGTCGCGCGTAGACCTCCTGCGGGGCGCCGTGCTGCGCCACCCGTCCGTCCTGGAGGACGGCGATGCGGTCGGCGAGCGTCATGGCCTCGGCAGGGTCGTGCGTGATGAGCAGGGCCGTCACTCCCCCGGCTCGCAGCGCCGCCGCCGTCGCCGCGCTCGTCTCGCGGCGCGAGTCGGTGTCGAGCGCCGAGAAGGGCTCGTCGAGCAGGATCACCGACGGGCCCGGAGCCAGCGCACGGGCCAGCGCGACCCGCTGCTGCTGGCCGCCCGACAGCTGGTGCGGCATCCGGTCGCGCAGTGAGGGGTCGAGCCCGACCAGCTCGAGCAGCTCGTCGACCCGGGCCGCGTGCCGGTGGGCGCGCGGCTGCAGGCCGGAGGCCGAGAGCCCGAAGGCGATGTTGCCGGCGACGTCGCGGTGGGGGAAGAGGGCCCCCTCCTGGGCGACGTAGCCGATGCGGCGGGCCCGGGGCGGCACCGGGCGGCCGGCACCGGAGACCGTCGTGCCGGCGAGATCCACGGTGCCGGAGTCGGGGACGAGGAAGCCGGCGATCGCACGCAGCAAGGTCGTCTTGCCGCACCCCGAAGGGCCGAGCACCGCTGTCACGTCACCGGTTTCGACGCAGAGGTCGAGTCCCCGCAGCACCGGCTCACCGCCTGGGTAGCGGTGGGTCAGGCCACGCACCTCGATGGCGGGGGTCGGGGAGCTCACGCGGGCACCGTGCCCTCTCCACGGCTCACGAGCCAGGCCGCGGGGGCGGAGACGAGGATGAGCAGGGCGGCATACGGGGCCGCGGCGCCGTACTCGACCGCGCTGCTGTGGCTCCAGAACTGCGTGGCCAGGGTCTGCGTGCCGAGCGGGGAGAGCAGCAGGGTGGCGGTCAGCTCGGTGCCGGCGCCGAGGAAGACGAGCGCCGCCCCGGCCCCGAGGGCGGGCGCGAGCACGGGGACGACGACGCGGGTGAGCACCGCGACCGGCCCCAGCCCCAGCGTGGCGGCGGCCTCCTCGACGCCCCGGGGCAGCTGCAGCAGACCCGTGCGCAGGCTGACGACGGCGCGCGGGAGGAAGAGCACGGCGTACGCGACGACGAGCATGACGGCGCTCTGGTAGAGGGCGGGCACGACCCGCAGCCCGACCGTGACCAGGGCGAGCGCGACGACGATGCCCGGCAGCCCCGTGCCCAGGTAGGTGGTGCGCTCGACGAGGGTGGCGAGCACCCCGCGGCGCCGGACCGACAGCCAGGCGACGGGCAGCGCGAGCACCGTGACGGCGACGGCCGCCGCGAGCCCGAGCCCGAGCGTCGAGACCGTGGTCGAGAGCAGGGCAGGCACCTGCGCGGTGGCCGACGAGCCGTCGAGCCACCACCGCAGCACGCTGCCCACGGGTAGGGCGACCGCGAGCAGGGCGAGCCCGGCCAGGACGAGCACCGCGGGCACCGTCCAGACGCCCAGCGGGGTGCGAGCCGGTGGGCGAGCGGCACCGCCACCCACCGAGGCGTAGGCCGCTCGTCCCTGCAGTCCCAGCTCGCCCGCCAGCAGCACCAGGCAGACCAGCACGAGCACGCTCGCGACCGCGTTGCTCGCGGGCCCGCTGAACGACGAGCGGAACTGGTCGTAGACCGCGGTGCTCAGCGTCGGGAACCGCACGAGGGCGAGGGCTCCGAACTCTGCCACCAGGTGCAGGGCCACGAGCAGGCTGCCCCCCAGCACCGCCGGCCGCAGCTGGGGCAGCGTGACCCGCAGGAACACCGCGGCCGGGGTCAGCCCCAGCGCGGACGCGGCCTGGCCCTGCGCGGGGTCGAGTCCGCGCAGGGCCGCCGCGACGGGCACGTAGACCAGCGGGAAGTAGGAGAGCGTGACGACGACGAGGGCGCCGGAGTAGCCGTCGGCGCCGGGCACGAGCGACGACCACGCATACGCGTTGACGAAGGCCGGGACGGCGAGCGGCGCGACCATCGCGACGTGCGCAGCGCGCCGCAGCGGCAGGTCCGTGCGGGTCACCAGCCAGGCGGCGCCGACCCCCAGCAGGATGCAGAGCAGCACCGAGCCGCCGACGAGGCGGGCCGTGTTGGAGAGCAGCTCGACCGTGCGCGGGCGGAAGACGAGCGCCGACGTCTGGGCCCAGGGGGTGCGCACGGTGTCGACGGTGATCACGACCAGGGGCACGAGCGTGACCATCGCCACCACGGTCGCGAGGAGACCGACGACGGACGGCCCGCCGACCCGGGGTCGGCGGGCCACCCGAGGTGGGGCGGTGGTGGTAGCCACTCAGATCAGGCCGGCCTGCTGCATCATCGTCACGACCGTAGCGCTGTTGAGCGAGGCGGGGTCGACCGTCGGGGCCTGGAGGTCGGTGATCGGCCGCAGGGCCGCGTTGGGGGCGACGCCGCTGGCGATGGCGTACTCCAGCGCGCTGCTCCCGGCGAGGATCTCCTGACCGTCCTTGCTCGTGAGGTAGTCAACGAACCTCTGGGCATCGGCCTGGTGCGTCGAGCTGGCGAGCACGCCGGCGCCGGAGACGCTGAGGAAGGCGCCCGGGTCCTGCTTGCCGACGTAGTACAGCTCGACGTTCTTGCTGTTGGCTCCGGACTCGGCCCGGTCCTTGGCCCAGTAGTAGTGGTAGATCACGCCGGAGGCGACCTCTCCGGCGTCGACAGCCTTCATGATCGCCGTATTCCCCTGGTAGACCTTGGCGTTCGTCTTCAGACCCTGGAGCCAGGTCATCGTGGCCGAC
Proteins encoded in this region:
- a CDS encoding glycoside hydrolase family 3 N-terminal domain-containing protein; this translates as MRTPPSRTLARLALGAAVLAVVGACAAPPEQAAGPTAVGTPTTSAPASTTETPTTGASPTTSAAPSTSPSSPSSPTSPTSPTTPTTPTSTGTCAARVQQRLTVAQRVGQLLMVGIQPSAAPSGLDTVITREHLGGVIYLGGWIGAQTVDATSAHLQDATGPQGTGDVRLLVAADQEGGQVQQLKGTGFSTLASALSTGTRSTGEITAVGALAGREMLAAGVNVDLAPVSDTVPASLGRGNGPIGRYDRQFGSDPAVVARAVAAFTSGLRSSGVVATVKHFPGIGRIVANTDTSSTGITDETTTVTDAYLQPFVSGMRAGAGMVMVSSARYPRIDAQSQAVFSRPIITDLLRGRLGWKGVVITDDVGAARAVSAVPVGERATRFVDAGGDIVLTASGATAPVMASALTTRYAADRAFAAKVEAAVGRVLALKQGLGLLPCG
- the tsaD gene encoding tRNA (adenosine(37)-N6)-threonylcarbamoyltransferase complex transferase subunit TsaD, with protein sequence MTSPSPDGPLVLGIETSCDETGVGIVRGQTLLVDAIASSVEEHARFGGVVPEVASRAHLEAMVPTIERACRDAGVRLADVDAIAVTAGPGLAGALLVGVAAAKALAVALGKPLYGVNHLAAHVAVDVVEHGPLAEPTMALLVSGGHSSLLLVPDVTADVRPLGATIDDAAGEAFDKVARVLGLPFPGGPHIDRAARAGDRVAITFPRGLTAGKDLVRHEFDFSFSGLKTAVSRWVRAREESGQPVPVADVAASFQEAVVDVLTRKALRACAEQGVDDLIIGGGVAANSRLRALAQERCDAAGVRLRVPRPGLCTDNGAMVAALGAQMVARGRAPSLLGLPTDSSMPVQQVQA
- the rimI gene encoding ribosomal protein S18-alanine N-acetyltransferase — encoded protein: MSWTDIPVLTVLDAELFAADAWPPATWWAELAGRPRRVYVVATAAEGAVVGYAGLDLGGDVADVMTVAVAPPARGTGLGDLLVTTLLDRAAKSGAQAVMLEVRADNEPALRLYERHGFDRLSIRHRYYQPGDVDAVVMRALLDRRTP
- the tsaB gene encoding tRNA (adenosine(37)-N6)-threonylcarbamoyltransferase complex dimerization subunit type 1 TsaB: MLLLALDTSTTAITVALHDGSAVLAEVTTLDARGHAEHLAPGIARALAEVGAASTDVTDVAVGLGPGPFTGLRVGVVTARTFALAVGARVHGLSSLDALAHAAVAGGEVRDGELLVATDARRKEVYWATYGFAPSSAGGFSRLTDPAVSRPSDLPPEVARLPTVGRGPQLYPDVLGRGIAALLDVSGAALAELVVARLAAADAVDEQEPLYLRRPDAVPSVPSVPSVPSVPLVSAVPPGPSGSA
- a CDS encoding alpha/beta hydrolase gives rise to the protein MAPWSPRGLVGLGVGVGLAVSSTAVGVVAERVNRRRGEALETGADLVAVPTREVAVVTGDGVPLHVEIDDPVDGASTHVQVNGVSQPRPTVVLTHGYCLTSECWVFQRRALTRAGYRVVVWDQRGHGRSEKGDAASCTLEQVGDDLARVIANVVPDGPLLLGGHSMGGMTMLALAESHPGLVRERVVAAAFVATSAGGALASADLTARVARSLMERLAPGAVALLADRPQLLQTLRRANRDLADLVVERYCFASPVPHRIVRLAGRMLLGVDLRVMSSFAPVFDDYDKVAALGAYDGAQVLVFNGENDILTPPSHSQAIVAAVPGTQHVVLRQAGHIIMLEHPEVLSQQLVALGERAVRAPAPPTATHRLPTLQVVTDVGKRRRIEQARVERRPQRAR
- the tsaE gene encoding tRNA (adenosine(37)-N6)-threonylcarbamoyltransferase complex ATPase subunit type 1 TsaE, with amino-acid sequence MVEPQGNTVVLSLDLPSAEATRELGRALGGALGAGDLLVLTGDLGAGKTTLTQGLGEALGVRGPVTSPTFVIARVHPSLVDGPALVHVDAYRLGGALELDDLDLDASVEESVTVVEWGHGLASLLSPDYLELVLRTTADPTDPPEPSDETDETDETDETDETDETDETPRTATLMAVGPRWGSPPARAALEALVALQALVALQAPVVLPPARGS
- a CDS encoding alpha/beta hydrolase codes for the protein MSPSTRGLVGWGVGAGLAVSATAVGVVAEQIHRRRGRALETGESLVAEPSSELAVLASDGVPLHVEVDDPAPGSATTREVDGVAHPLPTVVLSHGYCLTSACWVFQRRALTRAGYRVVVWDQRGHGRSEKGDPASYTIDQLGDDLLHVLAQAVPEGPLLLAGHSMGGMTLLGLAQHQPDLVRDRVVAAAFVSTSPGGMPLAGGDLATSVGRVLLERLGPSTAGLFADRPQLLHGLLRANRDLSEFLVERYSFASPVPRSIVRLAATMLLGTDLRVMSSFTPAFSAYDKVASLAAYRGAEVLVFNGENDVLTPPSHSEAIVEAIPGAEHLVLRNAGHVIMLEHPDVLSQQLVTLGERAVRAAAAGLLTTDRPRTRQVVTNVDKRRRIDKARGDRRSRRVGGSSDRKTARAQQAESG
- the alr gene encoding alanine racemase, which translates into the protein MSALPTAPVTAVVDAAALRDNVAALRARSGSADVMAVVKADGYGHGLLTAATSALAGGATWLGVAQQSEAVALRDAGAGGRVFTWLHVPGTDFGAALSRDIDLSASARWDLDEIAAAARGTGLAARVHLKVDTGLARGGAYGDAFTDLVHRARALEAEGAVTVVGVWSHLACADEPGSPVTRLQQEVFDDAVRRAEGAGCRLEVRHIANSAAVVLDPSLHYDLVRPGIACYGLTPAPTVASSTDLGLVPAMTLTARLALVKRVPAGQGVSYSHLYTTATETVLGIVPMGYADGLPRAASNVGPLSVAGRRHTIAGRVCMDQVVVDLGPDSDARAGDEVVLFGADPTGPTAQEWADATGTISYEIVTRVGPRVPRLVTNPLVASVVRATSTSGAAP
- a CDS encoding ABC transporter ATP-binding protein, which codes for MSSPTPAIEVRGLTHRYPGGEPVLRGLDLCVETGDVTAVLGPSGCGKTTLLRAIAGFLVPDSGTVDLAGTTVSGAGRPVPPRARRIGYVAQEGALFPHRDVAGNIAFGLSASGLQPRAHRHAARVDELLELVGLDPSLRDRMPHQLSGGQQQRVALARALAPGPSVILLDEPFSALDTDSRRETSAATAAALRAGGVTALLITHDPAEAMTLADRIAVLQDGRVAQHGAPQEVYARPVSARVATTLGAANLVTGRVVGGRLECTLGSLLLAAGADDAAYGTAVVRPEGVVVQADPVGRAVVVSSTFHGHDHVLLVRLEGGEVVTVRGASVGAPPAGAAVSLAVPDAVHLLPGV
- a CDS encoding iron ABC transporter permease, with protein sequence MATTTAPPRVARRPRVGGPSVVGLLATVVAMVTLVPLVVITVDTVRTPWAQTSALVFRPRTVELLSNTARLVGGSVLLCILLGVGAAWLVTRTDLPLRRAAHVAMVAPLAVPAFVNAYAWSSLVPGADGYSGALVVVTLSYFPLVYVPVAAALRGLDPAQGQAASALGLTPAAVFLRVTLPQLRPAVLGGSLLVALHLVAEFGALALVRFPTLSTAVYDQFRSSFSGPASNAVASVLVLVCLVLLAGELGLQGRAAYASVGGGAARPPARTPLGVWTVPAVLVLAGLALLAVALPVGSVLRWWLDGSSATAQVPALLSTTVSTLGLGLAAAVAVTVLALPVAWLSVRRRGVLATLVERTTYLGTGLPGIVVALALVTVGLRVVPALYQSAVMLVVAYAVLFLPRAVVSLRTGLLQLPRGVEEAAATLGLGPVAVLTRVVVPVLAPALGAGAALVFLGAGTELTATLLLSPLGTQTLATQFWSHSSAVEYGAAAPYAALLILVSAPAAWLVSRGEGTVPA